One stretch of bacterium DNA includes these proteins:
- the selA gene encoding L-seryl-tRNA(Sec) selenium transferase, whose amino-acid sequence MRDSSPDLPEWAVLRAAREALDAIRVEISEEKSSFRGERADIAALERDVADRAARLASPHPRPVINATGVVLHTNLGRAPLAPAAAEAVARALDGYSNLELDLETGRRGSRMGSLEAKLLALSGAEAAHVVNNCAAAVLLALNTLALGRDVVVSRGELVEIGGSFRVPAIMERAGVRLAEVGTTNRTHLADYEAAIGPETALLLKVHRSNFEQRGFVAEADIAEIARVAHDHGLPFMEDLGSATLLDLSSEGLPSEAFAPGRLALGIDVLCFSGDKLLGGPQAGILLGKRQYVDAMKKNPLARALRVDKLTVAALDATLDLMLDPDRAREVPTIEGLRADTKALEPRAARLQQIVSGVIDAVAHETPWKLRVAPTEAAVGGGSLPEHRIAGLAVVLEGGPVHALAEGLRSAPAPVLARLRDDALWLDVRTLRDGDLDRVGDALAFALEAGREAS is encoded by the coding sequence GTGAGGGATTCGAGCCCCGACCTTCCCGAATGGGCCGTGCTTCGCGCCGCGCGCGAGGCGCTCGACGCCATCCGAGTGGAAATTTCCGAAGAGAAATCGAGTTTTCGAGGAGAGCGCGCGGACATCGCCGCGCTGGAGCGCGACGTCGCCGACAGAGCGGCTCGGCTCGCCTCGCCGCACCCGCGACCGGTGATCAACGCGACCGGCGTGGTCCTCCACACGAATCTCGGTCGGGCACCGCTCGCACCGGCGGCGGCCGAGGCGGTCGCGCGCGCCCTCGACGGATACTCGAACCTGGAGCTCGACCTCGAGACGGGTCGCCGCGGCTCGCGAATGGGCTCGCTCGAAGCGAAGCTGCTCGCGCTCTCCGGAGCGGAGGCGGCCCACGTGGTGAACAACTGCGCGGCGGCGGTCCTGCTCGCGCTCAATACGCTCGCCCTGGGGCGCGACGTCGTGGTGTCCCGTGGTGAGCTGGTCGAGATCGGCGGCTCGTTCCGGGTGCCTGCGATCATGGAGCGCGCCGGCGTCCGCCTCGCGGAAGTCGGGACGACGAACCGGACCCACCTCGCCGACTACGAAGCGGCGATCGGTCCCGAGACCGCGCTCCTGCTCAAGGTCCACCGCAGCAACTTCGAGCAGCGCGGCTTCGTCGCCGAGGCCGACATCGCCGAGATCGCCCGCGTCGCCCACGATCACGGTCTCCCGTTCATGGAGGATCTCGGGAGTGCGACGCTCCTCGACCTCTCGTCCGAGGGACTGCCCTCGGAGGCGTTCGCACCGGGTCGACTCGCCCTCGGGATCGACGTCCTCTGCTTCAGCGGCGACAAGCTGCTGGGGGGGCCGCAGGCCGGCATCCTGCTCGGGAAGCGCCAGTACGTCGACGCCATGAAGAAGAACCCGCTCGCCCGGGCGCTCCGGGTCGACAAGCTCACCGTCGCGGCCCTCGACGCGACCCTCGACCTGATGCTCGATCCCGACCGCGCGCGAGAGGTCCCGACGATCGAGGGACTGCGCGCGGACACGAAGGCGCTCGAGCCGCGCGCCGCCCGACTCCAGCAGATCGTGTCCGGCGTGATCGACGCCGTCGCTCACGAGACGCCGTGGAAGCTCCGGGTGGCGCCGACGGAAGCCGCCGTGGGCGGGGGCTCACTTCCCGAACACCGCATCGCGGGTCTCGCGGTCGTGCTCGAGGGCGGTCCCGTCCACGCGCTCGCCGAGGGACTGCGGTCCGCCCCCGCCCCGGTGCTCGCCCGGCTTCGGGACGACGCGCTCTGGCTCGACGTGCGGACCCTGCGCGACGGCGATCTCGATCGGGTCGGGGATGCGCTCGCGTTCGCGCTGGAAGCCGGGCGCGAAGCGTCCTGA
- a CDS encoding AAA family ATPase encodes MSSTTGVPRPPSASGDSATDRSGGARLLAIGGGKGGVGKTFVTANLATALARLGKRVVVVDVDLEGANLHTTLGVQTPQRSLADFVSEREEDLGKLLVDTPLPNLRLIAATNGNLADAQPSHLRRVRLLRGLRQLDADIVLLDLGAGSHASVLDYFLVSDDGILVLQPEPTSVENAYTFLRAAFYRRMRLAMVGHGVRQLVTMAMDQRNERGIRTPLDLLREIEATDTAEARRFVETMRVFRPRLIVNGVRTAEDVKLGFAVSSVCKKYFGVEAEYIGYVNYDDEARQSVSARRPIVDLRQDADVSIYLQRIARKLLGLPSTSGAAATPSAGAETHAGGNR; translated from the coding sequence GTGAGCTCGACGACCGGCGTTCCGCGCCCTCCGTCTGCATCCGGGGATTCCGCGACCGATCGAAGCGGGGGCGCGCGCCTGCTCGCCATCGGCGGCGGCAAGGGCGGCGTCGGCAAGACGTTCGTGACCGCCAATCTGGCGACGGCGCTCGCCCGCCTCGGCAAGCGGGTCGTCGTCGTCGACGTCGACCTCGAAGGCGCGAACCTCCACACCACCCTCGGTGTGCAGACGCCGCAGCGAAGCCTCGCCGACTTCGTCTCCGAACGCGAAGAAGATCTGGGGAAGCTGCTCGTCGACACGCCGCTCCCGAATCTGCGATTGATCGCGGCGACGAACGGCAACCTCGCCGACGCACAGCCGAGTCACCTGCGTCGCGTTCGCCTGCTGCGCGGCCTGCGTCAGCTCGACGCCGACATCGTGCTGCTCGACCTCGGTGCCGGCTCCCACGCTTCGGTGCTCGACTACTTCCTGGTCTCCGACGACGGGATCCTGGTGCTGCAGCCCGAGCCGACTTCCGTCGAGAACGCCTACACGTTTCTGCGCGCCGCGTTCTACCGGCGCATGCGACTCGCGATGGTCGGGCACGGCGTGCGGCAGCTCGTCACGATGGCGATGGACCAGCGCAACGAGCGCGGGATCCGGACGCCGCTCGACCTGCTTCGCGAGATCGAAGCGACGGATACCGCGGAGGCGCGGCGCTTCGTCGAGACGATGCGCGTCTTCCGTCCGCGCCTGATCGTGAACGGGGTGCGAACCGCCGAGGACGTGAAGCTCGGCTTCGCGGTCTCGAGCGTGTGCAAGAAGTACTTCGGCGTCGAAGCCGAGTACATCGGATACGTGAACTACGACGACGAGGCGCGACAGTCGGTCTCGGCGCGTCGACCGATCGTGGACCTGCGGCAGGACGCCGACGTCTCGATCTATCTCCAGCGGATCGCCCGCAAGCTCCTGGGTCTCCCCTCGACCTCCGGTGCTGCGGCGACACCGTCTGCTGGAGCCGAAACCCACGCTGGAGGGAATCGATGA
- a CDS encoding helix-turn-helix domain-containing protein, with the protein MRGIDELDHYELLEVGRAASTAEIDRAYRNAQNTYQDGSLALYSVFDRLDAAAIRERLDEAYRVLADADLRTEYDEALPSAVGRSGAPDPRPEAMADETDAAVSTRSLEGFDPAEQLDAVDQAVEEFDALEDDGGGEFDGVRLRRNRLFRGYEIDDISDVTKVSPAHLRNIEEENFLDLPADVYVRGFVTAYAQTIGLDPKIVVPSYMARVQESRSEQQRGRFLARR; encoded by the coding sequence ATGAGGGGGATCGACGAGCTCGATCACTACGAGCTTCTGGAAGTCGGCCGCGCCGCTTCCACCGCGGAGATCGACCGCGCGTACCGGAACGCTCAGAATACCTATCAGGACGGATCGCTCGCGCTCTACTCGGTCTTCGATCGACTCGACGCCGCGGCGATCCGCGAGCGCCTCGACGAGGCCTACCGCGTGCTCGCCGACGCGGACCTGCGTACCGAGTACGACGAAGCGCTGCCCTCGGCGGTGGGACGAAGCGGCGCACCGGATCCGCGGCCCGAGGCGATGGCCGACGAGACCGACGCCGCGGTGTCGACCAGATCGCTCGAGGGCTTCGATCCCGCGGAGCAGCTCGATGCCGTCGATCAGGCCGTCGAGGAATTCGACGCGCTGGAAGACGACGGCGGCGGGGAGTTCGACGGCGTGCGCTTGCGCCGCAACCGTCTCTTCCGCGGCTACGAGATCGACGACATCTCGGACGTGACGAAAGTGAGCCCGGCCCACCTCCGGAACATCGAGGAAGAGAATTTCCTGGATCTTCCGGCGGACGTGTACGTGCGTGGCTTCGTGACCGCCTACGCGCAGACGATCGGGCTCGACCCGAAGATCGTCGTGCCGAGCTACATGGCGCGGGTCCAGGAATCCCGGAGCGAGCAGCAGCGGGGCCGCTTCCTCGCCCGACGTTAG
- a CDS encoding RluA family pseudouridine synthase: MPDAAASLAFTVDEASVGARVDALLAELSGVSRAQVKRWIDAGRVTVGGEVVRPSRKVALGDSIEARPLEPVEMALAPEAIPLSVLFEDEHLIVVDKPAGLVVHPAPGHPGGTLVNALLAHCGDLAGIGGVLRPGIVHRLDRGTSGVMVAAKDDETHQGLARQFAEHTIDRLYRALVRGVPRADAGRIDRPIGRHPRDRKRMSVEVKVGKESITNWRVLRRFRSAMTSELEVRPETGRTHQIRVHLSSAGLPLVGDTVYGRARGSDARLGRPALHAAHLGFEHPISGRRLFFETPLPDDLIAWIADLGPEEVVE, encoded by the coding sequence ATGCCCGACGCGGCGGCGTCTCTCGCGTTCACCGTCGACGAGGCGAGCGTCGGCGCGCGGGTCGATGCGCTGCTCGCGGAGCTGTCCGGCGTCTCGCGCGCGCAGGTGAAGCGTTGGATCGACGCCGGTCGCGTGACGGTCGGCGGTGAGGTCGTGCGTCCCAGTCGCAAGGTCGCGCTCGGAGATTCGATCGAAGCGCGTCCCCTCGAGCCGGTCGAGATGGCCCTCGCGCCCGAGGCGATCCCGCTCTCGGTGCTCTTCGAGGACGAGCATCTGATCGTGGTCGACAAGCCCGCTGGCCTCGTGGTCCATCCCGCGCCCGGACATCCCGGTGGAACCCTGGTGAACGCGCTCCTGGCCCACTGCGGGGACCTCGCCGGGATCGGTGGCGTCCTGCGCCCCGGGATCGTGCATCGCCTCGATCGAGGCACCTCCGGCGTGATGGTCGCGGCGAAGGACGACGAGACCCATCAGGGGCTCGCGCGTCAGTTCGCCGAGCACACGATCGATCGTCTGTACCGAGCGCTCGTCCGGGGCGTGCCGCGGGCGGACGCGGGTCGGATCGACCGTCCGATCGGACGTCATCCGCGCGATCGCAAACGGATGTCGGTCGAGGTGAAGGTCGGCAAGGAATCGATCACGAACTGGCGGGTGCTGCGGCGCTTCCGGAGCGCCATGACGAGCGAGCTCGAGGTGAGACCCGAGACCGGACGCACGCATCAGATCCGCGTGCACCTCTCCTCCGCCGGCCTGCCCCTCGTGGGGGACACCGTCTACGGTCGAGCGCGCGGAAGCGACGCCCGCCTCGGCCGACCGGCCCTCCACGCGGCGCACCTGGGCTTCGAACATCCGATCAGCGGCCGCCGTCTCTTCTTCGAGACGCCGCTCCCCGACGACCTGATCGCGTGGATCGCCGATCTCGGCCCGGAGGAGGTCGTCGAATGA
- a CDS encoding polyphenol oxidase family protein, with protein sequence MSAPLDRPLHDPVLEALGIGHGFGQRGTAAPADCAFPTQVHGIDVHEVASAEARAVAAGIEADAIVTRMPGTSIGIVTADCVPILLASRDGARVGAIHAGWRGLAAGVIEAGVAAVLDGMDPADCVAAIGPAARGCCYEVDEPVRAGLAVRYSEQLKGVLVPGRPDRFQLDLPLLAERVLNRIGVESQRIGTEACLCTICGSDRFESYRREGAAAGRLRHFITRPEAIPRQG encoded by the coding sequence ATGAGCGCCCCCCTCGATCGACCGCTGCACGATCCAGTCCTCGAGGCCCTCGGCATCGGCCACGGATTCGGTCAGCGAGGCACCGCCGCGCCGGCAGACTGCGCCTTCCCCACGCAGGTCCACGGCATCGACGTTCACGAGGTCGCCTCCGCCGAGGCACGCGCCGTCGCAGCGGGGATCGAGGCGGACGCGATCGTGACCCGGATGCCCGGGACGTCCATCGGGATCGTGACCGCGGATTGCGTTCCGATCCTCCTGGCGAGTCGCGACGGCGCCCGGGTCGGCGCGATCCACGCGGGCTGGCGGGGACTCGCGGCGGGGGTGATCGAGGCCGGGGTCGCGGCCGTCCTGGACGGCATGGACCCGGCGGACTGCGTGGCGGCGATCGGCCCGGCGGCGCGCGGCTGTTGCTACGAGGTCGACGAGCCGGTTCGCGCAGGGCTCGCCGTGCGGTACTCCGAGCAGCTGAAGGGCGTGCTCGTTCCAGGTCGCCCCGACCGTTTCCAGCTCGACCTCCCGCTGCTGGCAGAGCGGGTCCTGAACCGAATCGGGGTCGAAAGCCAACGGATCGGAACGGAGGCCTGCCTCTGCACCATCTGCGGGTCCGATCGCTTCGAGTCCTACCGGCGCGAGGGAGCGGCGGCGGGCCGATTGAGGCACTTCATTACCCGTCCGGAGGCAATCCCGCGTCAGGGTTGA
- the rho gene encoding transcription termination factor Rho — protein MVVRELKAKAMPELLKMAQEMDVENAGGLRKQDLIFAILKSQTEKRGKIFAEGVLEILQDGFGFLRAPDQNYLAGPDDIYVSPSQIRRFNLRTGDSVEGHVRPPKEGERYFALLKVSSINFDDPKKAKQKILFDNLTPLYPQEKFSLETKAGGMTTRIIDLIAPIGKGQRALITSPPKAGKTMLLKDIANAITEGNPEVYLIVLLIDERPEEVTDMQRTVNAEVISSTFDEPATRHVQVADMVIAKAKRLVEHGRDVVILLDSITRLARAHNTVVPHSGKILSGGVDSNALHKPKRFFGAARNVEEGGSLTIIGTALIDTGSRMDEVIFEEFKGTGNCEIVLDRKLADRRTYPAMDINRSATRREELLMSDNSLNRMYILRKVLAPLSPVDSMEFLMGKIEKTDNNEDFLESMNS, from the coding sequence ATCGTCGTTCGCGAGCTCAAGGCGAAGGCGATGCCCGAGCTCCTGAAGATGGCCCAGGAGATGGACGTCGAGAACGCCGGCGGTCTCCGCAAGCAGGATCTGATCTTCGCGATCCTGAAGTCGCAGACCGAGAAGCGCGGGAAGATCTTCGCCGAAGGCGTGCTCGAGATCCTGCAGGACGGCTTCGGTTTCCTTCGGGCGCCCGACCAGAACTACCTGGCCGGACCCGACGACATCTACGTCTCGCCTTCCCAGATCCGCCGCTTCAACCTCCGGACCGGTGACTCGGTCGAAGGCCACGTGCGCCCGCCCAAGGAGGGTGAACGTTATTTCGCGCTCCTCAAGGTCTCGTCGATCAACTTCGACGATCCCAAGAAGGCGAAGCAGAAGATCCTCTTCGACAACCTGACGCCGCTCTATCCGCAGGAGAAGTTCAGCCTGGAGACGAAGGCCGGCGGGATGACGACCCGGATCATCGATCTGATCGCTCCGATCGGGAAGGGCCAGCGCGCGCTCATCACGTCGCCGCCCAAGGCGGGCAAGACGATGCTCCTCAAGGACATCGCGAATGCCATCACCGAGGGGAACCCCGAGGTCTACCTGATCGTGCTGCTGATCGACGAGCGGCCCGAAGAAGTGACCGACATGCAGCGCACCGTGAACGCCGAGGTCATCTCTTCGACCTTCGACGAGCCGGCCACCCGTCACGTGCAGGTCGCCGACATGGTGATCGCGAAGGCGAAGCGACTCGTCGAGCACGGCCGCGACGTCGTGATCCTGCTCGATTCGATCACGCGCCTCGCTCGCGCCCACAACACGGTCGTGCCCCATTCGGGCAAGATCCTCTCCGGCGGCGTCGACTCGAACGCGCTCCACAAGCCGAAGCGCTTCTTCGGCGCCGCGCGCAACGTCGAGGAAGGTGGCAGCCTGACGATCATCGGCACCGCGCTGATCGACACCGGCTCGCGCATGGACGAAGTCATCTTCGAGGAGTTCAAGGGGACGGGCAATTGCGAAATCGTTCTCGACCGCAAGCTCGCCGATCGTCGCACCTATCCGGCCATGGACATCAATCGGTCGGCGACGCGTCGCGAGGAGCTCCTGATGAGCGACAACTCCCTGAACCGCATGTACATCCTGCGCAAGGTCCTCGCGCCGCTCTCGCCCGTCGACTCGATGGAATTCCTGATGGGGAAGATCGAGAAGACGGACAACAACGAAGACTTCCTCGAGTCGATGAACTCGTGA
- a CDS encoding sulfite exporter TauE/SafE family protein, with amino-acid sequence MESLLDGTGLDATAFAVVFSAAFMGALVQGSIGFGLNLIVAPMIAVFVPEALPAAAIILALPMTLGSAWREFTHIDRSAILWTTLGRVPGIAVGLWIVIRLDAEALATATGAMVLFAVVMSVSSPRIPITPATQAAAGWLGGVMGTSSSIGGPPLALLYQHSPGPVVRSTLGAAFLVGTGFSFGALLVAGEVGALHWRIGLALVPAVLAGLFASRALHGWLDRGWLRPCVLALCGLAGAAVVIDGLAG; translated from the coding sequence ATGGAGTCGCTGCTCGACGGCACGGGCCTCGACGCGACGGCCTTCGCCGTCGTCTTCTCGGCCGCCTTCATGGGCGCGCTCGTCCAGGGCTCGATCGGCTTCGGCTTGAACCTGATCGTCGCGCCGATGATCGCGGTCTTCGTGCCGGAGGCGCTGCCCGCGGCGGCGATCATTCTCGCGCTGCCGATGACGCTCGGCTCCGCCTGGCGCGAGTTCACCCATATCGACCGTTCGGCGATCCTCTGGACGACGCTCGGGCGCGTTCCCGGGATCGCCGTCGGTCTGTGGATCGTGATCCGTCTCGACGCCGAGGCCCTGGCGACGGCGACCGGGGCCATGGTCCTCTTCGCCGTCGTGATGAGCGTGTCTTCGCCCCGCATTCCGATCACGCCGGCCACGCAGGCGGCGGCCGGCTGGCTCGGCGGCGTGATGGGGACATCGTCCTCGATCGGGGGACCGCCCCTCGCGCTCCTCTACCAGCACTCCCCGGGCCCGGTCGTCCGGTCGACGCTGGGCGCGGCGTTCCTCGTCGGAACCGGCTTCTCGTTCGGTGCGCTGCTGGTCGCGGGGGAGGTCGGAGCGCTCCACTGGCGGATCGGGCTCGCTTTGGTTCCCGCGGTCCTCGCGGGGCTCTTCGCGAGCCGCGCCCTCCACGGCTGGCTCGATCGCGGCTGGCTCCGGCCCTGCGTGCTCGCGCTGTGTGGGCTCGCCGGTGCGGCGGTGGTGATCGACGGGCTCGCCGGCTGA
- a CDS encoding DUF2255 family protein — MVLTLLIAGCASVPTAEGPIDWSEADERWSVLVVTVDPDGDERVTRIWLALVDGEAVFRTNESRWWANLERSPRLGVRHAGEQHAFAVEFVEDRSEREAIDRAFAEKYGWMEALMFPQPPGETHEHYGRLSGPAASPPSWPR, encoded by the coding sequence ATGGTCCTCACCCTTCTGATCGCTGGATGCGCTTCGGTCCCGACGGCAGAGGGTCCGATCGACTGGTCCGAGGCCGACGAGCGATGGTCGGTCCTGGTCGTGACCGTCGATCCCGATGGCGACGAACGGGTGACCCGGATCTGGCTGGCGCTCGTCGACGGCGAGGCCGTCTTCCGGACGAACGAGAGTCGTTGGTGGGCGAACCTGGAGCGCTCGCCGCGCCTCGGCGTTCGCCACGCGGGCGAGCAGCACGCCTTCGCCGTGGAGTTCGTGGAGGATCGATCGGAGCGGGAAGCGATCGATCGGGCCTTCGCCGAGAAGTACGGCTGGATGGAGGCGTTGATGTTTCCGCAGCCGCCCGGCGAGACCCACGAACACTATGGCCGTCTGAGCGGGCCGGCGGCCTCGCCGCCCTCGTGGCCGCGCTAG
- a CDS encoding nitroreductase family deazaflavin-dependent oxidoreductase encodes MPKPAKIVLGILIGYVVLVVAFESMIGILQPEQGQVLTITTTGDDGVANDRVLAWLDDDGTVFVSANHWPRAWYNEAITNPNVEVSIDGEQGAYVAVPIEDAAEWERLDTKFAHPFLFKFITGFPPRLFLRLDPQGPTA; translated from the coding sequence ATGCCCAAGCCCGCGAAGATCGTCCTCGGAATCCTGATCGGATACGTCGTTCTCGTCGTCGCCTTCGAGTCGATGATCGGGATCCTGCAGCCCGAGCAGGGGCAGGTCCTCACGATCACGACCACGGGAGACGACGGCGTCGCGAACGATCGCGTCCTCGCCTGGCTCGACGACGACGGAACCGTCTTCGTGAGCGCCAACCACTGGCCGCGCGCCTGGTACAACGAGGCGATCACGAACCCGAACGTCGAGGTCTCGATCGACGGCGAGCAGGGGGCCTACGTCGCCGTTCCGATCGAAGACGCCGCGGAGTGGGAGCGCCTCGACACGAAGTTCGCCCACCCCTTCCTGTTCAAGTTCATCACCGGCTTCCCGCCCCGGCTCTTCCTCCGCCTCGATCCGCAGGGCCCGACGGCCTAG
- a CDS encoding PEP-CTERM sorting domain-containing protein has translation MPERDRSRLPIGATTFFTSFLLTLLIPGIGGAVGVTLTPVGGSATGFVGQVLTIGVDLTIGDDEFVTIADPSLVWDLEGGNVLDVVGATQPGTIFAGDIPLSPLSASTWRVFDPDDQLGDGMSFSNDGPFGDTRVGATGLWGFEMTSALITDDQLIEFFGDGTIQPGTYRIGTLDLLLRSIGSTTLTFGGPAGQDAPYGTFFTGREIVRIGQDELELVDLDVTGIGLASLGITVVPEPGTALLLGLGLAGLAIAGRRGEAAARDRSRPSTV, from the coding sequence ATGCCCGAACGCGATCGATCCCGCCTGCCCATTGGCGCCACGACCTTCTTCACCTCTTTCCTGCTGACGCTCCTGATCCCCGGAATCGGTGGGGCGGTCGGCGTCACGCTCACCCCGGTCGGTGGCTCCGCGACCGGCTTCGTCGGCCAGGTGTTGACGATCGGCGTCGACCTCACGATCGGCGACGACGAGTTCGTCACGATCGCCGACCCATCGCTCGTCTGGGACCTGGAAGGCGGGAACGTGCTCGACGTCGTCGGCGCGACGCAACCGGGCACGATCTTCGCGGGCGACATTCCGCTCTCCCCACTCAGCGCGTCGACCTGGCGCGTCTTCGACCCCGACGACCAGCTCGGCGATGGCATGTCCTTCTCGAACGATGGCCCCTTCGGCGACACCCGCGTCGGTGCCACCGGACTCTGGGGTTTCGAGATGACGTCGGCCCTGATCACGGACGACCAGCTGATCGAGTTCTTCGGGGACGGCACGATCCAGCCGGGGACCTACCGAATCGGGACGCTCGATCTGCTCCTCCGATCGATCGGCTCGACGACGCTCACGTTCGGCGGGCCGGCCGGTCAGGACGCCCCCTACGGAACGTTCTTCACCGGTCGCGAGATCGTGCGGATCGGTCAGGACGAGCTCGAACTCGTCGACCTCGACGTGACCGGCATCGGGCTCGCCTCGCTGGGTATCACCGTCGTGCCCGAGCCGGGCACGGCGCTGCTCCTGGGGCTCGGTCTCGCCGGCCTCGCGATCGCCGGTCGTCGCGGCGAGGCGGCTGCACGGGATCGAAGCCGACCGTCAACCGTCTAG
- a CDS encoding DUF2071 domain-containing protein: protein MHSSLARQDHRPWPIPAKRWTWRQSWRDLLFAHWPVPAAELTRLVPAPLELQDFEGTSWVGVVPFRMAGVMRRPLPDLPWISAFPELNLRLYVEYEGRPGVFFLSLDATNPLAVWAARRFFHLPYEHATIDITRSGDTYDYRCHRRDADAVFEGTYAPSSDVRESRAGSLEHWLTERYCLYACSPRGDLLRAEVHHVPWPLQDATASVSTNTIGRPHGLALAGPPATLHFSRRIDVVVWSPERIGSAQA from the coding sequence ATGCACTCCTCCCTCGCGAGACAGGACCACCGTCCGTGGCCGATCCCCGCGAAGCGTTGGACCTGGCGCCAATCGTGGCGCGACCTCCTCTTCGCCCACTGGCCGGTCCCGGCCGCCGAGCTCACGCGGCTCGTCCCGGCCCCCCTCGAGCTGCAGGACTTCGAGGGCACGTCCTGGGTCGGCGTCGTGCCCTTTCGGATGGCCGGCGTCATGCGGCGACCGCTGCCCGATCTTCCGTGGATCTCCGCGTTCCCGGAGCTGAACCTGCGCCTCTACGTCGAGTACGAGGGCCGGCCGGGCGTCTTCTTCCTGAGCCTCGACGCGACGAATCCGCTGGCGGTCTGGGCCGCGCGCCGATTCTTCCACCTGCCCTACGAGCACGCGACGATCGACATCACACGATCCGGGGACACCTACGACTATCGCTGTCACCGGCGTGACGCGGACGCGGTCTTCGAAGGAACCTACGCGCCCTCGAGTGACGTTCGCGAGTCGCGGGCCGGTAGCCTCGAGCACTGGTTGACCGAGCGCTACTGCCTCTATGCGTGCTCACCGCGAGGCGATCTCCTCCGGGCCGAAGTCCACCACGTCCCCTGGCCGCTCCAGGACGCGACCGCTTCCGTGTCGACGAATACGATCGGTCGACCCCATGGTCTGGCCCTCGCGGGTCCCCCCGCGACGCTTCACTTCAGTCGCCGCATCGACGTCGTCGTCTGGTCACCGGAGAGAATCGGATCGGCGCAGGCCTGA
- a CDS encoding DUF4345 domain-containing protein: MPSFGPILVWLNAGLFFFYGLLFVVAPEVVATAITEGAPQTSAAKIDFRATYGGMTVAVGLLLAALARDPALHRVGLRGVLVLMLCMAGGRTIGIVTEGGPNVWMWLFLAGELAVAAAAFAILRAGPPEPS, translated from the coding sequence ATGCCTTCCTTCGGACCGATCCTCGTCTGGCTGAACGCCGGCCTCTTCTTCTTCTACGGTCTTCTCTTCGTGGTCGCGCCCGAAGTCGTCGCGACGGCGATCACCGAAGGGGCGCCGCAGACCTCGGCGGCGAAGATCGATTTCCGGGCGACCTACGGAGGCATGACGGTCGCGGTCGGGCTCCTCCTCGCGGCCCTCGCCCGCGATCCGGCGCTCCACCGCGTCGGTCTCCGCGGCGTTCTCGTGCTGATGCTCTGCATGGCAGGCGGCCGGACGATCGGCATCGTCACCGAAGGCGGTCCGAACGTCTGGATGTGGCTCTTCCTCGCAGGCGAGCTCGCCGTCGCCGCGGCGGCGTTCGCCATCCTCCGAGCCGGTCCCCCCGAACCCTCCTGA